One stretch of Centroberyx gerrardi isolate f3 chromosome 13, fCenGer3.hap1.cur.20231027, whole genome shotgun sequence DNA includes these proteins:
- the neurod6b gene encoding LOW QUALITY PROTEIN: neurogenic differentiation factor 6-B (The sequence of the model RefSeq protein was modified relative to this genomic sequence to represent the inferred CDS: inserted 2 bases in 1 codon; substituted 3 bases at 3 genomic stop codons) encodes MEVPGDTKHVVXAATRRQRQMAWVPAVGMSVIPQREREGKEREXRERERGRAGXSETEEDTLRGVWLFLXTGLQERRVWRRFRGDIWEHACCTLTRGNMLTLPFEEPHMMCEPRFGANYPRESLPDNLEQDHSRHNLEEMSNSDMREGDDDNSDREEDEREDDQDENGLPKKRGPRKKKSKGKTERVKVRRQEANARERSRMHGLNAALESLRKVVPCYSKTQKLSKIETLRLAKNYIWALSETLSAGKRPDLLAFVQTLCKGLSQPTTNLVAGCLQLNARNFLTDHNGEVMFSGRSPYDAMYSYPGSDMNTPPGHSSSTLDSSAKPFRHYSYGGAYEPYYENASPESGSPHFDGQLSPPMNFNGIFSLKHDDPSDYGKSGHYGMRYCSAPGRTALAHNSMYRVSPEARFPYDLHLRSQSFQAQGEINGSFHN; translated from the exons ATGGAGGTCCCTGGGGACACCAAACACGTGGTCTAGGCTGCCACAAGACGTCAGCGGCAGATGGCATGGGTACCCGCTGTTGGCATGAGTGTCATTcctcaaagagagagggaagggaaagagagaga aagggaaagagaaagaggaagagcggGATAGAGCGAAACAGAGGAAGACACCTTGCGCGGGGTTTGGTTATTTCTCTAAACTGGTTtgcaagagaggagagtgtggcGCAGATTCAGAGGAGATATTTGGGAACATGCATGCTGCACGCTGACCAGAG GAAATATGCTGACATTGCCATTTGAAGAACCACATATGATGTGTGAGCCACGGTTTGGTGCGAATTACCCCCGCGAAAGCTTACCTGACAACCTGGAGCAGGACCACAGCCGACACAACCTAGAGGAGATGTCCAACTCAGACATGAGGGAGGGTGACGACGACAACTCCGAcagggaggaggatgagagagaggacgaCCAGGATGAGAACGGGCTTCCCAAAAAGCGAGGGCCCCGGAAAAAGAAATCCAAGGGGAAGACGGAGAGGGTCAAAGTGCGGCGCCAGGAAGCCAACGCCCGAGAACGCAGCCGGATGCACGGCTTGAACGCAGCGCTGGAGAGCCTGCGCAAGGTTGTGCCATGCTACTCCAAAACTCAGAAACTGTCCAAGATCGAGACTCTCAGACTGGCTAAAAATTACATCTGGGCCCTGTCAGAGACGCTGAGCGCAGGGAAGAGACCGGACCTCCTCGCCTTCGTGCAGACCTTGTGCAAAGGATTATCTCAGCCCACGACCAACTTGGTGGCCGGTTGTTTGCAGCTCAACGCGAGAAATTTCCTCACAGACCACAATGGGGAGGTCATGTTCTCTGGCAGGTCGCCATACGACGCCATGTACTCCTATCCCGGCTCCGATATGAACACGCCCCCgggccacagcagcagcaccttgGACAGCAGCGCCAAGCCGTTCCGACACTATAGCTATGGCGGCGCGTATGAACCGTACTACGAGAACGCGTCCCCCGAGAGCGGGAGTCCGCATTTCGACGGCCAGCTAAGCCCCCCGATGAACTTTAACGGGATTTTCTCCCTAAAACACGACGATCCGTCCGACTATGGCAAGAGCGGCCACTATGGCATGCGCTACTGCAGTGCGCCAGGACGCACGGCTCTTGCGCACAACTCCATGTACCGAGTCTCCCCAGAGGCCCGTTTCCCCTACGACCTGCACCTCCGCAGCCAGTCCTTCCAAGCACAGGGGGAAATTAATGGCTCTTTccacaattaa